The Cygnus atratus isolate AKBS03 ecotype Queensland, Australia chromosome 2, CAtr_DNAZoo_HiC_assembly, whole genome shotgun sequence genome window below encodes:
- the RMDN1 gene encoding regulator of microtubule dynamics protein 1: MRGSPRRNGQASASSRPGWPRCQHRPRRRRCEMAAGIVMAALLQRTLGCRSARPLLGRAGVATGGPRGWGGPGRSQVLRKSPKRGVALSAGSFLVYEASKLVSGFAEVHANFKVAEVIEQADYLYGSGETEKLYRLLVQHKDSEDAELLWRLARASRDLAQLSSTSAEEKRQLVYEALEYAKKALEKNESNFAAHKWYAICISDVGDYEGIKVKIANAFVIKEHFQRAIELNPKDATSIHLMGIWCYSFAEMPWYQRKIAAMLFATPPTSTYQEALRYFHMAEEADPNFYSKNLLFLGKAYLKLNNKKMALLWLSKAKDYPAHTEEDKQVQKEALELLNSI; encoded by the exons ATGCGCGGCTCCCCCCGGCGGAATGGGCAGGCCTCGGCCTCGTCTCGCCCCGGCTGGCCCCGCTGCCAGCACCGCCCCCGCCGGCGGAGGTGTGAAATGGCGGCGGGTATTGTCATGGCGGCGCTGCTGCAGCGGACCCTCGGCTGCCGCTCGGCCCGGCCGCTGCTAGGGCGGGCGGGGGTCGCCACAGGAGgcccgcggggctggggagggcccGGCCGGAGCCAG GTGCTTAGAAAAAGCCCTAAAAGGGGGGTTGCGCTCTCAGCGGGGTCCTTCTTGGTTTATGAAGCTTCCAAGCTGGTTTCTGGCTTTGCTGAGGTTCATGCAAATTTCAAAG TGGCAGAAGTTATAGAGCAAGCAGACTACCTGTACGGGAgtggagaaactgaaaaactgtaTCGGTTGCTGGTTCAGCATAAAGATAG TGAGGATGCAGAGTTACTGTGGCGGCTGGCACGAGCATCACGAGATTTAGCTCAGCTAAGTAGTActtctgcagaggagaaaagacaaCTGGTGTATGAAGCCCTTGAGTATGCAAAAAAggcacttgaaaaaaatgaatcaaatttTGCAGCACACAAG TGGTATGCCATTTGTATCAGTGATGTCGGAGATTATGAAGGAATCAAGGTTAAAATTGCAAATGCCTTTGTTATCAAAGAGCATTTTCAG AGAGCCATTGAACTGAATCCAAAGGATGCAACATCAATTCATCTTATGGGCATTTG GTGTTATTCCTTTGCTGAAATGCCATGGTACCAACGAAAAATAGCTGCAATGCTATTTGCAACACCTCCAACTTCCACTTATCAAGAG GCTCTGCGTTACTTCCACATGGCAGAGGAAG CTGACCCAAATTTCTACAGCAAAAATTTGCTCTTTTTGGGGAAGGCATATTTGAagttaaacaataaaaagatgGCTCTTCTGTGgttaagcaaagcaaaggatTATCCTGCACATACCGAAGAGGACAAACAG gTACAGAAAGAAGCTTTGGAGTTGCTTAATTCTATATAA